The proteins below come from a single Rosa rugosa chromosome 2, drRosRugo1.1, whole genome shotgun sequence genomic window:
- the LOC133728464 gene encoding chitinase 2-like, with protein sequence MAVPKLKLMISLVFIQALITSNQAAPLNSDIFREYIGAEFNNVKFSDVPINPNVEFHFLLSFAIDYDTSGSSPTNGNFNVFWDTDNLGASQVSDIKNAHSNVKVGLSLGGDSVNSGSCYFNPSSVDSWVSNAVSSLTSIIQQYNLDGIDIDYEHFKSDPNTFSECIGKLIKTLKDNGVIKFASIAPFDDDDVQSHYLALWKNYGQLIDYVNFQFYAYDQSTTVSQFIDYFKTQSSNYNGGKVLASFSTDGSGGLSPENGFFTACHRLKSEQNLNGIFVWSADDSKKNGFRYEKQSQALLAIPH encoded by the coding sequence ATGGCAGTTCCAAAGTTGAAGCTTATGATCAGCCTTGTATTCATTCAAGCCCTCATCACTTCAAACCAAGCAGCCCCATTAAACTCAGATATCTTCAGGGAATACATAGGAGCTGAATTCAACAATGTCAAGTTTTCTGATGTCCCCATTAACCCAAATGTTGAGTTCCACTTCCTTCTCTCCTTTGCCATCGACTACGACACCTCAGGTTCTTCACCCACCAATGGAAATTTCAACGTCTTTTGGGACACTGACAACCTCGGCGCCTCTCAAGTTTCAGACATCAAGAATGCCCATTCAAATGTGAAAGTTGGCTTAAGCTTAGGAGGGGACAGTGTCAATAGTGGCTCTTGTTACTTCAACCCTTCCTCAGTTGATTCATGGGTTTCTAATGCTGTTTCTTCACTCACAAGTATCATCCAGCAGTACAATCTAGATGGGATTGACATTGATTACGAGCACTTTAAATCCGATCCCAACACCTTTTCCGAGTGCATCGGAAAGCTTATAAAAACCCTCAAGGACAATGGTGTCATCAAGTTCGCTTCCATTGCTCCTTTTGATGACGATGACGTTCAGAGCCACTACTTGGCCTTGTGGAAGAACTACGGCCAGTTGATAGACTATGTGAATTTCCAGTTCTATGCTTATGATCAGAGCACCACAGTGTCTCAGTTTATCGATTATTTCAAGACTCAAAGCTCAAACTACAATGGTGGGAAGGTCTTAGCGAGCTTTAGCACCGATGGGAGTGGTGGATTGTCCCCTGAAAATGGGTTCTTCACTGCCTGCCATAGGCTCAAGAGTGAACAAAACCTTAATGGTATCTTTGTTTGGTCTGCTGATGATTCCAAGAAAAATGGTTTCCGCTATGAAAAGCAATCCCAAGCTCTTTTGGCAATTCCACATTAG
- the LOC133733113 gene encoding chitinase 2-like, producing MALPKLKLIITLVFIQALIISHTSIQAAPANSDIFREYIGAEFNNVKFSDVPINPNVEFHFLLSFAIDYDTSGSSPTNGNFNVFWDTDNLGASQVSDIKNAHSNVKVGLSLGGDSVNSGSCYFNPSSVDSWVSNAVSSLTSIIQQYNLDGIDIDYEHFKSDPNTFSECIGKLIKTLKDNGVIKFASIAPFDDDDVQSHYLALWKNYGQLIDYVNFQFYAYDQSTTVSQFIDYFKTQSSNYNGGKVLASFSTDGSGGLSPENGFFTACHRLKSEQNLNGIFVWSADDSKKNGFRHEKQSQALLAIPH from the coding sequence ATGGCACTTCCAAAACTTAAGCTTATCATCACCCTTGTGTTCATTCAAGCCCTCATCATATCCCACACATCGATCCAAGCAGCTCCAGCAAACTCAGATATCTTCCGAGAATATATAGGAGCTGAATTCAACAATGTCAAGTTTTCTGATGTCCCCATTAACCCAAATGTTGAGTTCCACTTCCTTCTCTCCTTTGCCATCGACTACGACACCTCAGGTTCTTCACCCACCAATGGAAATTTCAACGTCTTTTGGGACACCGACAACCTCGGCGCCTCTCAAGTTTCAGACATCAAGAATGCCCATTCAAATGTGAAAGTTGGCTTAAGCTTAGGAGGGGACAGTGTCAATAGTGGCTCTTGTTACTTCAACCCTTCCTCAGTTGATTCATGGGTTTCTAATGCTGTTTCTTCACTCACAAGTATCATCCAGCAGTACAATCTAGATGGGATTGACATTGATTACGAGCACTTTAAATCCGATCCCAACACCTTTTCCGAGTGCATCGGAAAGCTTATAAAAACCCTCAAGGACAATGGTGTCATCAAGTTTGCTTCCATTGCCCCTTTTGATGACGATGACGTTCAGAGCCACTACTTGGCCTTGTGGAAGAACTACGGCCAGTTGATAGACTATGTGAATTTCCAGTTCTATGCTTATGATCAGAGCACCACAGTGTCTCAGTTCATCGATTATTTCAAGACTCAAAGCTCAAACTACAATGGTGGGAAGGTCTTGGCGAGCTTTAGCACCGATGGGAGTGGTGGATTGTCCCCTGAAAATGGGTTCTTCACTGCCTGCCATAGGCTCAAGAGTGAACAAAACCTTAATGGTATCTTTGTTTGGTCTGCTGATGATTCCAAGAAAAATGGTTTCCGCCATGAAAAGCAATCCCAAGCTCTTCTGGCAATTCCACACTAG